In Pseudomonas putida, a genomic segment contains:
- a CDS encoding topoisomerase II, with protein sequence MTDALRLILEDHDGTQLETSCTRFAVVWQGKEVWIQQDGRGQLLIGVDVEEGDVEYANLLLRPMATNLVSLQLEMEPAEVGEDDDHVHGPDCGHHH encoded by the coding sequence ATGACCGATGCCCTGCGCCTGATCCTCGAAGACCACGACGGCACCCAGCTGGAAACCTCCTGCACCCGTTTCGCCGTGGTCTGGCAAGGCAAGGAAGTATGGATCCAGCAAGATGGCCGCGGTCAGTTGCTGATCGGTGTGGATGTCGAGGAAGGCGATGTCGAGTACGCCAACCTGCTGCTGCGTCCGATGGCCACCAACCTGGTCAGCCTGCAACTGGAGATGGAACCGGCCGAGGTGGGTGAAGACGACGATCACGTCCACGGTCCGGATTGCGGCCACCACCACTAA
- the astB gene encoding N-succinylarginine dihydrolase — protein sequence MRSYEVNFDGLVGPTHNYGGLSYGNVASQSNSQQASNPREAARQGLAKMKALVDMGFKQGVIAPQERPDVAALRRLGFAGSDGEVIQRAAREAMPLLVASCSASSMWVANAATVSPSADTADGRVHFTAANLNCKYHRSIEHPTTSRVLAAMFADDRHFAHHPALPAVAQFGDEGAANHTRFCREYGEPGVEFFVYGRSAFDSRYPAPQKYPARQTLEASQAVARLHGLRDDGVVYAQQNPAVIDQGVFHNDVISVGNGEVLFHHEDAFLDSDAVLGQLQAKLANKGGRFQAIQVPRAAVAVEDAVRSYLFNSQLLSRDDGSMLLVVPEECRNNERVWQYLEQLTRQGGPVCEVKVFDLKQSMQNGGGPACLRLRVALKESELAAVNPGVIMTAPLYETLVQWVDKHYRDRLGEADLADPQLLVECRTALDELTQILQLGSVYPFQRQP from the coding sequence ATGAGATCCTACGAAGTAAATTTTGATGGCCTGGTAGGGCCCACCCACAACTATGGCGGCCTGTCCTACGGCAACGTGGCCTCGCAGAGCAATAGCCAGCAGGCCTCAAACCCCCGTGAGGCCGCGCGTCAGGGCCTGGCGAAGATGAAGGCCCTGGTCGACATGGGCTTCAAGCAGGGCGTGATCGCCCCTCAGGAGCGCCCAGACGTGGCTGCCCTGCGTCGCCTGGGCTTCGCCGGGAGCGATGGCGAAGTCATCCAGCGTGCCGCGCGCGAGGCCATGCCACTGCTGGTCGCCAGCTGCTCGGCGTCGAGCATGTGGGTGGCCAACGCCGCTACCGTGAGCCCCAGCGCCGACACGGCCGATGGGCGCGTGCACTTCACCGCCGCCAACCTCAACTGCAAATACCACCGCAGCATCGAGCACCCCACTACAAGCCGCGTATTGGCGGCGATGTTCGCCGATGACCGGCACTTCGCCCACCACCCGGCATTGCCGGCGGTGGCGCAGTTCGGTGACGAAGGAGCGGCCAACCACACGCGTTTCTGTCGCGAATACGGCGAGCCTGGGGTGGAGTTCTTCGTCTATGGGCGCAGCGCCTTCGACAGTCGCTACCCGGCGCCGCAAAAGTACCCGGCGCGCCAGACCCTCGAAGCCTCCCAGGCCGTGGCCAGGCTGCATGGCCTGCGCGACGATGGGGTGGTCTACGCTCAACAGAACCCGGCCGTGATCGACCAGGGCGTATTCCACAACGATGTGATTTCGGTGGGTAACGGTGAGGTGCTGTTCCACCACGAGGACGCTTTCCTCGACAGCGATGCGGTGCTCGGCCAACTGCAGGCTAAACTGGCCAACAAGGGTGGCCGTTTCCAGGCCATCCAGGTACCTCGGGCGGCGGTGGCGGTGGAGGACGCGGTGCGCTCCTACCTGTTCAACAGCCAACTGCTCAGCCGCGACGATGGCTCGATGTTGCTGGTGGTGCCGGAAGAGTGCCGTAACAACGAACGGGTCTGGCAGTACCTGGAGCAGTTGACTCGCCAGGGCGGTCCGGTGTGCGAGGTCAAGGTGTTCGACCTCAAGCAGAGCATGCAGAACGGTGGTGGGCCGGCTTGCCTGCGTTTGCGGGTGGCGTTGAAGGAATCCGAACTGGCAGCGGTCAATCCAGGCGTTATCATGACCGCGCCACTGTACGAGACGCTCGTGCAGTGGGTCGACAAGCACTACCGCGACCGCCTCGGCGAAGCGGACCTTGCCGACCCGCAATTGCTGGTCGAGTGCCGCACGGCGCTGGATGAGCTGACTCAGATACTGCAGTTGGGTTCGGTCTATCCGTTCCAACGCCAACCTTGA
- the astD gene encoding succinylglutamate-semialdehyde dehydrogenase: MSTHYIAGQWQAGQGVALQSLNPVSQALVWQGQGADAAQVEAAVQAARHAFPAWAQLSLEARIAVLEAFAEQLKAHADALAHCIGEETGKPLWEAATEVTSMVNKVAISVQSYRERTGEKSGPLGDASAVLRHKPHGVVAVFGPYNFPGHLPNGHIVPALLAGNCVVFKPSELTPKVAELTVNCWIAAGLPAGVLNLVQGARETGMALAANPGIDGLFFTGSSRTGNLLHQQFAGRPDKILALEMGGNNPLLVDQVKDIDAAVYTIIQSAFISAGQRCTCARRLLVPQGSWGDALLTRLVEVCRSITVGAFDQQPAPFMGSVISLEAARALLAAQADLLGKGGLALLAMTQPQADAALLTPGIVDVSGVAERPDEEFFGPLLQVIRYSDFDAAIDEANDTQYGLAAGLLSDSHARYQYFWLRSRAGIVNWNKQLTGAASSAPFGGVGASGNHRASAYYAADYCAYPVASLEAASLALPATLTPGITL, from the coding sequence ATGTCCACCCACTACATCGCAGGCCAGTGGCAGGCAGGGCAGGGCGTCGCCTTGCAGTCGTTGAATCCGGTCAGCCAGGCGCTGGTCTGGCAGGGGCAGGGCGCAGACGCCGCCCAGGTCGAGGCGGCCGTGCAGGCTGCACGTCATGCGTTCCCGGCCTGGGCGCAACTGAGCCTGGAGGCGCGTATCGCCGTGCTCGAAGCGTTTGCCGAGCAGCTCAAGGCGCATGCCGACGCATTGGCCCACTGCATTGGTGAGGAAACCGGCAAGCCCCTGTGGGAAGCGGCGACCGAAGTCACCAGCATGGTCAACAAGGTGGCGATCTCGGTGCAGAGCTACCGCGAGCGCACCGGTGAGAAAAGCGGCCCGCTCGGCGATGCCAGCGCCGTGCTGCGGCACAAGCCACATGGCGTGGTGGCCGTGTTCGGCCCGTACAACTTCCCCGGCCATCTGCCCAACGGGCACATCGTGCCGGCATTGCTGGCCGGCAATTGCGTGGTGTTCAAACCTAGCGAGCTGACGCCCAAGGTCGCCGAGCTGACGGTCAATTGCTGGATTGCCGCTGGTTTGCCGGCCGGCGTGCTCAATCTGGTCCAGGGTGCCCGTGAGACCGGCATGGCGCTGGCGGCCAACCCTGGTATCGACGGCCTGTTCTTCACCGGCTCCAGCCGCACCGGTAATCTGCTGCACCAGCAATTCGCCGGGCGTCCGGACAAGATCCTCGCCCTGGAGATGGGCGGCAACAACCCGTTGCTGGTCGATCAGGTCAAGGATATCGACGCGGCGGTGTATACCATCATTCAGTCGGCGTTCATTTCCGCTGGCCAGCGTTGTACTTGCGCACGTCGCCTGCTGGTTCCGCAGGGGAGCTGGGGCGATGCCTTGCTGACCCGGTTGGTCGAGGTATGCCGCAGTATCACGGTGGGCGCCTTCGACCAGCAGCCCGCGCCATTCATGGGCTCGGTGATCTCGCTGGAGGCTGCCCGGGCATTGCTCGCGGCCCAGGCCGACTTGCTGGGCAAAGGCGGGCTGGCATTGCTGGCGATGACCCAGCCGCAGGCCGATGCCGCCCTGCTGACACCCGGGATCGTCGATGTCAGTGGCGTGGCCGAGCGCCCCGACGAGGAATTCTTCGGCCCCTTGCTGCAGGTGATCCGCTACAGCGACTTCGACGCTGCGATCGATGAGGCCAACGATACCCAGTACGGCCTCGCCGCCGGGCTGCTTTCCGATTCGCATGCCCGTTACCAGTACTTCTGGCTGCGCAGTCGCGCCGGCATCGTCAACTGGAACAAGCAACTGACCGGTGCTGCCAGCAGCGCGCCGTTCGGTGGCGTGGGCGCCAGCGGCAACCACCGTGCCAGCGCCTACTACGCCGCCGACTACTGCGCCTACCCCGTGGCTTCGCTGGAGGCTGCCAGCCTTGCCCTGCCGGCGACCCTGACGCCGGGCATCACCCTATAA
- the astA gene encoding arginine N-succinyltransferase, with translation MIVRPVRSSDLPALIELARSTGTTGLTSLPANEERLGHRVGWAEKSFRGEAERGDTDYLFVLENDEGLVVGISAIAGAVGLREPWYNYRVGLTVSASQELNIYREIPTLFLANDLTGNSELCSLFLRSDHRCGLNGRLLSRARMLFIAEFPELFGNKIIAEMRGMSDEHGRSPFWESLGRHFFRMEFSQADYLTGVGNKSFIAELMPKFPLYTCFLSEAARSVIGRVHTDTEPALAMLKQEGFSYQGYVDIFDAGPAIECETAKVRAVRDSQTLVLAVGTPGDDATPYIIHNRKRDDCRITAAPARLAAGTLVVDPATAKRLRMGAGDNVRAVPLSASREGQ, from the coding sequence ATGATCGTTCGTCCTGTACGCAGCAGCGATTTACCCGCGCTGATCGAATTGGCACGCAGCACCGGCACCACCGGGTTGACCTCCCTGCCGGCCAACGAGGAGCGCCTCGGCCATCGCGTAGGCTGGGCCGAGAAGAGCTTCCGTGGCGAGGCCGAGCGCGGCGACACCGACTATCTGTTCGTGCTGGAGAACGACGAGGGCCTGGTGGTCGGCATCAGTGCCATCGCCGGCGCCGTGGGCCTGCGCGAGCCTTGGTACAACTACCGGGTCGGCCTTACCGTCAGCGCCTCCCAGGAGCTGAACATCTACCGTGAGATCCCGACCCTGTTCCTGGCCAACGATCTGACCGGCAACTCCGAGCTGTGCTCGTTGTTCCTGCGCAGCGATCACCGCTGCGGGCTCAACGGTCGGCTGCTGTCGCGGGCGCGGATGCTGTTCATCGCCGAGTTCCCCGAGTTGTTCGGCAACAAGATCATCGCCGAGATGCGCGGCATGTCCGACGAGCATGGCCGCTCGCCGTTCTGGGAGAGCCTGGGCAGGCACTTCTTCAGGATGGAATTCAGCCAGGCCGACTACCTGACCGGCGTGGGTAACAAGTCGTTCATCGCCGAGCTGATGCCCAAGTTCCCGCTGTACACCTGCTTCCTCTCCGAGGCTGCGCGCAGCGTGATCGGGCGCGTGCACACCGATACCGAGCCTGCGCTGGCGATGCTCAAGCAGGAAGGCTTCAGCTACCAGGGCTATGTCGATATCTTCGACGCCGGCCCCGCCATCGAGTGCGAGACCGCCAAGGTCCGCGCGGTGCGTGACAGCCAGACCCTGGTGCTGGCCGTGGGCACACCGGGCGACGATGCCACGCCGTACATCATCCATAACCGCAAGCGCGACGACTGCCGCATCACCGCAGCACCGGCTCGCCTGGCCGCCGGTACCTTGGTGGTCGACCCGGCGACCGCCAAGCGCCTGCGCATGGGCGCGGGCGACAACGTGCGGGCCGTGCCGCTTTCAGCGAGCCGGGAGGGTCAGTAA
- the aruF gene encoding arginine/ornithine succinyltransferase subunit alpha translates to MLVMRPAQMADLNDVQRMAADSPIGVTSLPDDTARLGDKIAASETSFAAEVIFNGEETYFFVLEDSETGKLAGCSAIVASAGYSEPFYSFRNETFVHASRELKIHNKIHVLSLCHDLTGNSLLTSFYVLPELVGSGWAELNSRGRLLFMASHPERFADSVVTEIVGYSDEQGESPFWDAIGRNFFDLNYADAERLCGLKSRTFLAELMPHYPIYVPLLPDAAQEAMGQVHPRAQITFDILMRDGFETEHYIDIFDGGPTLHARTSGIRSIAQSRVVPVKLEDAPSKGGRPYLVCNGLLQDYRAVLLELDWVPGKPVSLDSAAAEALGVGEGASVRLVAV, encoded by the coding sequence ATGCTGGTGATGCGCCCCGCGCAAATGGCTGATCTGAACGATGTGCAGCGCATGGCTGCCGACAGCCCCATTGGTGTCACCTCGCTGCCGGACGATACCGCCCGGCTGGGCGACAAGATCGCCGCCTCGGAAACTTCCTTCGCCGCCGAAGTCATTTTCAACGGTGAAGAAACCTATTTTTTCGTGCTCGAGGACAGCGAGACCGGCAAGCTCGCCGGTTGCTCCGCCATCGTCGCCTCGGCGGGTTATTCCGAGCCGTTCTACAGCTTTCGTAACGAAACCTTCGTGCATGCCTCTCGCGAGCTGAAGATCCACAACAAGATCCATGTGCTATCGCTGTGCCATGACCTCACCGGCAACAGTCTCCTGACCAGCTTCTACGTATTGCCGGAGCTGGTGGGCAGTGGCTGGGCCGAGCTCAATTCCCGCGGACGCTTGCTGTTCATGGCCTCGCATCCGGAGCGTTTCGCCGATTCGGTGGTCACCGAGATCGTCGGCTACAGCGACGAGCAGGGCGAGTCGCCATTCTGGGATGCCATCGGGCGCAACTTCTTCGACCTCAACTATGCCGATGCCGAGCGCCTGTGTGGGCTTAAGAGCCGCACCTTCCTCGCCGAGCTGATGCCGCACTACCCGATCTACGTGCCGCTGCTGCCGGACGCGGCCCAGGAAGCCATGGGCCAGGTGCACCCGCGTGCGCAGATCACCTTCGACATCCTCATGCGCGACGGCTTCGAAACCGAGCACTACATCGACATCTTCGACGGCGGTCCGACCCTGCATGCGCGTACCTCGGGCATCCGCTCGATCGCCCAGAGTCGCGTAGTACCGGTCAAGCTCGAGGATGCGCCGAGCAAGGGCGGCCGGCCGTACCTGGTGTGCAACGGCTTGTTGCAGGACTACCGCGCCGTACTGCTGGAGCTCGACTGGGTGCCGGGCAAACCGGTCAGCCTCGACAGCGCTGCGGCCGAGGCGCTGGGAGTGGGCGAGGGTGCCAGCGTGCGCCTGGTCGCGGTCTGA
- a CDS encoding aspartate aminotransferase family protein: MSVEQAPVQRADFDQVMVPNYSPAAFIPVRGEGSRVWDQSGRELIDFAGGIAVNALGHCHPALVKALTEQANTLWHVSNVFTNEPALRLAHKLVDATFADRAFFCNSGAESNEAAFKLARRVAHDRFGPDKHEIIATVNSFHGRTLFTVSVGGQPKYSDGFGPKITGISHVPYNDLEALKAQISDKTCAVVIEPIQGESGVVPADKAYLEGARKLCDEHNALLIFDEVQTGVGRTGSLYAYQHYGVTPDILTSAKSLGGGFPIGAMLTTSELAKHFVPGTHGTTYGGNPLGCAVACAVLDVINTPETLTGIKAKHERFKARLERIGQQYNLFSLVRGVGLLIGCVLTEAWQGKAKDVLNAAEQEGVMVLQAGPDVVRFAPSLVVEDADIDEGLDRFERAVAKLVQG, from the coding sequence ATGTCCGTTGAGCAAGCCCCGGTGCAACGTGCCGATTTCGACCAGGTCATGGTTCCCAACTATTCTCCGGCGGCCTTCATCCCTGTGCGAGGCGAGGGTTCGCGAGTCTGGGACCAGTCGGGCCGCGAGCTGATCGACTTCGCCGGCGGCATCGCGGTGAACGCCCTGGGCCATTGCCATCCGGCGCTGGTCAAGGCCCTGACCGAGCAGGCCAACACCCTCTGGCACGTGTCCAACGTGTTCACCAACGAGCCGGCCCTGCGTCTGGCGCACAAACTGGTGGACGCGACCTTCGCCGACCGCGCCTTCTTCTGCAACTCCGGTGCCGAGTCCAACGAGGCCGCCTTCAAGCTGGCCCGTCGCGTCGCCCATGACCGTTTCGGGCCGGACAAGCACGAAATCATCGCCACCGTGAACAGCTTCCACGGGCGCACCCTGTTCACCGTCAGCGTCGGTGGCCAACCCAAGTACTCCGACGGTTTCGGGCCGAAGATCACCGGCATCAGCCATGTGCCGTACAACGACCTGGAAGCCCTAAAGGCGCAGATTTCCGACAAGACTTGCGCGGTGGTGATCGAGCCGATCCAGGGCGAGAGCGGCGTGGTGCCGGCCGACAAGGCCTACCTGGAAGGCGCCCGCAAGCTGTGCGACGAGCACAATGCCCTGCTGATCTTCGATGAAGTGCAGACTGGCGTTGGCCGCACCGGTTCGCTGTATGCCTATCAGCACTACGGCGTGACCCCCGACATCCTCACCAGTGCCAAGAGCCTGGGTGGCGGCTTCCCGATCGGCGCCATGCTCACCACCAGCGAACTGGCCAAGCATTTCGTCCCCGGTACCCACGGCACCACCTATGGCGGCAACCCGCTGGGTTGCGCGGTAGCCTGCGCGGTACTGGATGTGATCAACACCCCCGAGACCCTGACTGGCATCAAGGCCAAGCACGAGCGCTTCAAGGCTCGCCTGGAGCGGATCGGCCAGCAGTACAACCTGTTCTCCCTGGTGCGTGGTGTCGGCCTGCTGATCGGCTGCGTGCTGACCGAAGCCTGGCAGGGCAAGGCCAAGGACGTGCTCAACGCCGCCGAGCAGGAAGGCGTGATGGTGCTGCAGGCAGGCCCGGATGTGGTGCGCTTCGCCCCGAGCCTAGTGGTCGAGGATGCTGACATCGATGAAGGCCTGGACCGCTTCGAGCGCGCCGTGGCCAAGCTGGTTCAAGGCTGA